One window of the Candidatus Microbacterium colombiense genome contains the following:
- the infB gene encoding translation initiation factor IF-2 — translation MAGKPRVHEIAAELGVDSKIALAKLKELGEFVKSPSSTIEPPVARKLRAAIEADASLKPSADAAPAAAKPAAKPAGKPAPTPGPKPGPKPAPEAPAPVAEVAPAAGAPAEPAAPAEPAAPADSKPADGGAPKPGAPRPGNNPFSSAQGMGQRPAGPRPGNNPFASAQGMGQRPSPTPGNIPRPQAPRPGAPRPGAPRPGSPRPGAPRGGQGGRPGGAPFQQRPGGPGRPGGAGGPGAGGPGARPGGGGGFAGRPGGGGGRGRGPGGGTAGAFGKGGGKSKQRKSRRAKRQEFEMRSAPVVGGVNVTRGNGEIIRMRRGASIADFADKIETLTGYTVQPGTLVTILFNLGEMATATESLDEATFEVLGAELGYKIQMVSPEDEDKELLEGFGLNLEQELEEESEDDLEIRPPVVTVMGHVDHGKTRLLDAIRQTNVIEGEAGGITQHIGAYQVWTEHDGIERAITFIDTPGHEAFTAMRARGAQVTDLAILVVAADDGIMPQTVEALNHAQAANVPIVVAVNKVDKPDANPSKVRQQLTEYGLVAEEFGGDVMFVDVSARAGTGIQELLDAVLLTADAGLDLTANPNKGARGVAIEAKLDKGRGSVATVLIQSGTLRIGDAIVAGTAYGRVRAMADENGDAVLEAYPSRPVQVQGLNSVPRAGDVFIVTEEDRMARQIAEKREAVERNAQLAKARKRISLEDFTRALEDGKVESLNLIIKGDVSGAVEALEESLLKIEVDDSVQLRIIHRGVGAITESDVNLATIDNAIIVGFNVRPDTKARERAQREGVDIRFYSVIYNAIDEIESSLKGMLKPEFEEIQSGVAEIREVFRSSKFGNIAGVIVRSGTITRNAKARVIRDGVVLADGLAIESLRRFKDDVTEVRTDYEAGIGLGKFNDIQIGDEIETTELIEKPRG, via the coding sequence GTGGCTGGTAAACCACGCGTACATGAGATCGCCGCCGAACTCGGCGTCGACAGCAAGATCGCACTTGCAAAGCTCAAGGAACTCGGCGAGTTCGTGAAGAGCCCGTCATCGACCATCGAACCGCCGGTTGCGCGCAAGCTGCGTGCGGCGATCGAGGCTGATGCGTCCCTCAAGCCTTCCGCTGACGCTGCACCGGCGGCGGCCAAGCCTGCGGCGAAGCCCGCCGGTAAGCCCGCGCCGACCCCCGGCCCCAAGCCGGGTCCCAAGCCCGCCCCGGAGGCACCCGCCCCCGTTGCCGAGGTCGCGCCTGCGGCCGGAGCACCCGCGGAGCCGGCTGCTCCGGCCGAGCCTGCCGCGCCGGCTGACTCGAAGCCCGCTGACGGCGGCGCTCCGAAGCCCGGTGCTCCGCGTCCGGGCAACAACCCGTTCTCGTCGGCGCAGGGCATGGGTCAGCGTCCCGCTGGTCCGCGTCCGGGCAACAACCCCTTCGCCTCGGCGCAGGGCATGGGCCAGCGCCCGAGCCCGACGCCCGGCAACATCCCGCGTCCGCAGGCGCCTCGTCCCGGCGCCCCGCGTCCGGGTGCGCCTCGTCCCGGTTCCCCCCGTCCCGGCGCTCCGCGCGGCGGTCAGGGTGGTCGTCCCGGCGGCGCTCCGTTCCAGCAGCGTCCCGGCGGTCCCGGTCGTCCCGGCGGTGCCGGTGGACCCGGTGCCGGTGGGCCCGGCGCTCGTCCCGGTGGTGGTGGCGGCTTCGCCGGTCGTCCCGGTGGCGGCGGCGGGCGTGGCCGTGGCCCCGGTGGAGGTACCGCTGGTGCCTTCGGTAAGGGTGGCGGCAAGAGCAAGCAGCGCAAGTCGCGGCGGGCGAAGCGGCAGGAATTCGAGATGCGGAGCGCCCCGGTCGTCGGTGGCGTCAACGTCACGCGCGGCAACGGCGAGATCATCCGCATGCGTCGTGGTGCGTCCATCGCGGACTTCGCCGACAAGATCGAGACGCTGACCGGTTACACGGTCCAGCCCGGAACCCTTGTCACGATCCTCTTCAACCTGGGTGAGATGGCCACGGCCACCGAGTCTCTGGACGAGGCGACCTTCGAGGTCCTGGGTGCCGAGCTCGGCTACAAGATCCAGATGGTCTCGCCCGAGGACGAGGACAAGGAGCTCCTCGAGGGCTTCGGTCTCAACCTGGAGCAGGAGCTCGAGGAGGAGAGCGAGGACGACCTCGAGATCCGTCCGCCGGTCGTCACCGTCATGGGTCACGTCGACCACGGTAAGACCCGACTCCTCGACGCGATCCGTCAGACCAACGTCATCGAGGGTGAGGCCGGTGGCATCACCCAGCACATCGGTGCCTACCAGGTCTGGACCGAGCACGACGGCATCGAGCGCGCCATCACCTTCATCGACACCCCGGGTCACGAGGCGTTCACCGCCATGCGTGCCCGTGGTGCGCAGGTCACCGACCTCGCGATCCTGGTGGTCGCGGCCGACGACGGCATCATGCCGCAGACGGTCGAGGCACTCAACCACGCGCAGGCGGCGAACGTGCCGATCGTGGTCGCGGTCAACAAGGTCGACAAGCCCGACGCGAACCCCTCGAAGGTCCGTCAGCAGCTGACCGAGTACGGTCTGGTCGCCGAGGAGTTCGGTGGCGACGTGATGTTCGTCGACGTCTCCGCTCGCGCCGGCACCGGCATCCAGGAACTCCTGGACGCCGTGCTGCTCACTGCGGATGCCGGTCTCGACCTCACGGCCAACCCGAACAAGGGTGCCCGCGGTGTCGCCATCGAAGCGAAGCTCGACAAGGGCCGCGGTTCGGTCGCCACGGTGCTCATCCAGTCCGGAACGCTCCGGATCGGTGACGCGATCGTCGCGGGCACGGCTTACGGCCGCGTGCGTGCGATGGCCGATGAGAACGGCGACGCCGTGCTCGAGGCCTACCCGTCCCGCCCCGTGCAGGTGCAGGGTCTGAACTCCGTGCCCCGCGCCGGTGACGTCTTCATCGTCACCGAAGAGGACCGCATGGCTCGCCAGATCGCTGAGAAGCGTGAGGCCGTCGAGCGCAACGCGCAGCTGGCCAAGGCTCGCAAGCGCATCTCGCTCGAGGACTTCACCCGTGCTCTCGAAGACGGCAAGGTCGAGTCGCTCAACCTCATCATCAAGGGTGACGTCTCCGGTGCCGTCGAGGCGCTCGAGGAGTCGCTCCTCAAGATCGAGGTCGATGATTCGGTGCAACTGCGCATCATCCACCGTGGCGTCGGTGCCATCACCGAGTCCGATGTGAACCTGGCGACGATCGACAACGCGATCATCGTGGGCTTCAACGTCCGCCCCGACACGAAGGCACGCGAGCGTGCTCAGCGTGAAGGCGTGGACATCCGGTTCTACTCGGTGATCTACAACGCCATCGATGAGATCGAGAGCTCGCTCAAGGGCATGCTCAAGCCGGAGTTCGAAGAGATCCAGTCCGGTGTCGCCGAGATCCGCGAGGTGTTCCGCTCCTCGAAGTTCGGCAACATCGCCGGTGTCATCGTGCGCTCGGGAACGATCACACGAAACGCCAAGGCTCGCGTCATCCGCGATGGCGTCGTGCTGGCGGATGGCCTCGCCATCGAGTCGCTGCGCCGCTTCAAGGACGACGTCACCGAAGTCCGTACGGACTACGAGGCGGGTATCGGCCTGGGCAAGTTCAACGACATCCAGATCGGCGATGAGATCGAGACCACCGAGCTCATCGAGAAGCCGCGAGGCTAG
- the rbfA gene encoding 30S ribosome-binding factor RbfA: MAGERQARLADRIRVILAERLEKGLRDPRLGFVTLTDVRVSGDLQHASVFYTVLGTEEERVASGAALTSATGMLRSEVGRQLSTRLVPTLEFIPDALPENADHISALLREAHERDAEVAKLASSASHAGDADPYVRADEAEGSEER; the protein is encoded by the coding sequence ATGGCTGGTGAACGACAGGCCCGTCTTGCGGACCGTATCCGCGTGATCCTTGCAGAGCGCCTGGAGAAGGGGTTGCGCGATCCTCGTCTCGGCTTCGTGACCCTCACGGATGTCCGCGTGAGCGGCGACCTTCAGCATGCGTCGGTGTTCTACACCGTTCTCGGCACGGAGGAGGAGCGCGTCGCGAGCGGTGCCGCCCTCACCTCTGCGACGGGGATGCTGCGCAGCGAGGTCGGGAGACAACTGAGCACCCGCCTCGTTCCGACGCTGGAGTTCATCCCCGATGCGCTCCCTGAGAACGCGGATCACATCTCCGCGCTCCTGCGCGAGGCGCACGAGCGTGATGCCGAGGTCGCCAAGCTCGCGTCGTCCGCCTCGCACGCCGGGGACGCAGATCCCTATGTGCGCGCGGACGAGGCCGAAGGCTCCGAGGAGCGCTGA
- a CDS encoding LuxR C-terminal-related transcriptional regulator: MGCAPHVLSRLARHLNRDPVAIREIAQRLTPAQRHGMSPLPDPLPIVPAVSALFEGRQLSPADRELIIAVAVSLDDTLAPVLEFDGRTAEEIGRSAVSADLSLRAGRIRLVDPRLGIWACATARPGVVEAVHERLGAVQASEQNRWRLDWHRARGSLHGQPSTAPELIRIARELSEAGDSDRALLLSVEAARHATGELRDEARLVAGASAIGGGFAREAATQLGGLFPDGGERQRLQGLAALLVAQSTMRGAVPDVDPGAFKPTSDDPQDWYAWTRAAALAAGLSAERGDRRRMRVWLDALREGSARVGAEQELRDPVVALSWLVVGDTEGDGVEGAGAVTGGMLRALRAAVDGDIDLGLHVLATHSSSIGPELDPFIAGFENSALVRAYRVVLEVLLLVWRGDIGSARDRMQLAAAALPVGLPFAGLGVVLARRLDLAVIGEVGPVSRALTDALPPAVRIDLLVDRSIRSYLAGAAEDAASTARLWSDLGSPQTTWAVPGIDEVLGSAHQKVPASHLVGPPEARVAQDLRRRLRSAADGRWSTVRDEVHARARGLRSPFERGRVEAVIGAQSAIRDDVRSASTHLLAAHSLFEVAGATAWATAVQERLSRLDHSSEQGTASNDALSACRRAWAHLLTSRELETAMRAVTGASNREIADALVVSIRTVEVHLGRVFSKLEVRTRVELTVLAHRTNRHT; this comes from the coding sequence GTGGGATGCGCCCCGCATGTGCTCTCGCGGCTCGCTCGACATCTGAATCGCGATCCCGTCGCGATCCGTGAGATCGCGCAGCGTCTCACCCCGGCGCAACGCCACGGGATGTCGCCGTTGCCCGATCCGCTTCCCATCGTGCCCGCCGTCTCGGCGCTGTTCGAGGGGAGGCAGCTCTCACCGGCTGATCGGGAACTGATCATCGCTGTCGCGGTCTCGCTCGACGACACGCTGGCGCCGGTGCTGGAGTTCGACGGTCGTACGGCTGAGGAGATCGGGCGAAGCGCCGTGAGTGCCGATCTCTCCCTGCGTGCCGGTCGCATTCGCCTTGTCGATCCGCGCCTGGGGATCTGGGCGTGCGCCACGGCGCGCCCCGGCGTCGTCGAGGCCGTGCATGAGCGCTTGGGCGCGGTTCAGGCGTCGGAGCAGAACCGATGGCGGCTCGACTGGCATCGCGCCAGAGGATCGCTGCACGGACAACCCTCTACCGCGCCGGAGCTGATCCGGATCGCCAGAGAGCTCTCGGAAGCCGGGGACTCCGACCGTGCACTGCTGCTCTCCGTCGAAGCGGCGCGGCATGCGACCGGGGAGCTGAGGGATGAGGCGCGTCTCGTCGCAGGAGCATCGGCCATCGGCGGGGGCTTCGCCCGAGAGGCGGCGACGCAGCTCGGCGGTCTCTTCCCGGACGGCGGCGAGAGGCAGCGGCTCCAAGGACTCGCGGCACTCCTGGTCGCCCAGTCCACGATGCGCGGAGCCGTACCCGACGTCGACCCCGGAGCATTCAAGCCCACCTCTGATGATCCTCAGGATTGGTATGCCTGGACCCGCGCGGCCGCCCTCGCTGCCGGATTGAGCGCGGAGCGCGGGGATCGCCGACGGATGCGCGTCTGGCTCGACGCACTGCGGGAGGGAAGCGCACGGGTCGGTGCCGAGCAGGAGCTGCGCGACCCCGTCGTCGCGTTGAGCTGGCTCGTCGTGGGCGACACCGAGGGCGACGGGGTCGAAGGAGCGGGCGCTGTGACCGGGGGGATGCTTCGGGCTCTCCGGGCCGCGGTCGATGGCGACATCGACCTCGGTCTGCACGTCTTGGCCACGCACAGCTCCTCGATCGGGCCGGAACTCGACCCCTTCATCGCGGGCTTCGAGAACAGCGCCCTCGTCCGCGCCTACCGTGTGGTGCTGGAGGTGCTGCTCCTCGTGTGGAGGGGCGACATCGGCAGCGCTCGTGATCGTATGCAGCTCGCGGCGGCGGCGTTGCCCGTCGGTCTTCCGTTCGCGGGACTGGGTGTCGTGCTCGCCCGGCGTCTCGACCTCGCCGTGATCGGTGAGGTGGGCCCGGTGTCCCGTGCGCTGACGGATGCGCTGCCGCCCGCCGTCAGGATCGATCTGCTGGTGGACCGGAGCATCCGCTCGTATCTCGCGGGCGCTGCCGAGGACGCCGCATCGACGGCACGCCTGTGGTCCGACCTGGGGTCACCGCAGACGACGTGGGCGGTTCCGGGCATCGATGAAGTGCTCGGGTCCGCGCATCAGAAGGTGCCCGCGTCGCATCTCGTCGGGCCGCCGGAAGCGCGCGTCGCACAGGATCTGCGACGGCGTCTGCGCTCGGCGGCCGACGGACGCTGGAGCACTGTGCGCGACGAGGTGCATGCCAGGGCTCGCGGACTGCGATCTCCGTTCGAACGCGGACGGGTCGAGGCGGTGATCGGGGCTCAATCGGCGATCCGCGACGACGTGAGGTCAGCCAGTACCCATCTTCTCGCCGCTCACAGCCTCTTCGAGGTGGCGGGCGCCACGGCATGGGCGACGGCGGTGCAGGAGCGGCTGTCGCGGCTGGACCATTCCTCGGAGCAGGGCACCGCGTCGAACGACGCGCTGTCCGCGTGTCGACGGGCATGGGCGCATCTCCTGACCAGCCGGGAGCTCGAGACGGCCATGCGAGCGGTCACCGGTGCGTCGAACCGCGAGATCGCCGACGCACTGGTGGTCTCGATCCGCACGGTGGAGGTCCACCTCGGGCGGGTGTTCTCGAAGCTCGAGGTACGCACGCGGGTCGAGCTCACGGTACTGGCGCACCGGACCAACCGTCACACCTGA
- a CDS encoding A/G-specific adenine glycosylase, with protein MPPPSTPPRALLATRLREWYTNSARDLPWRRPEFHEEFGAWGVLVSEFMLQQTPVNRVIPRLDAWLRRWPTPTAMAGATPAEVVQQWANLGYPRRALWLHQAAVEVTARHGGVVPRDIDALLALSGIGDYTARAVAVFAYGDHHPVVDTNTRRVLARAIEGRAHPAPPSRRDLTLMASLLPSADDEAAAFNAAAMELGATICTARSPRCEECPIAMDCAWLAEGRPDTEDTRRRQATYEGSDRQARGAALRLLRESSSASAPLDQVLADWPDPAQRDRAIDSLIADGLAEAREGRLSLPG; from the coding sequence GTGCCCCCGCCCTCCACTCCTCCTCGCGCGCTCCTCGCGACGCGCCTGCGCGAGTGGTACACGAACAGTGCCCGTGACCTCCCCTGGCGCCGACCGGAGTTCCATGAGGAGTTCGGAGCGTGGGGCGTGCTCGTCAGCGAGTTCATGCTGCAGCAGACACCGGTGAACCGCGTGATCCCCCGCCTCGACGCCTGGCTGCGTCGCTGGCCGACGCCGACCGCGATGGCCGGCGCCACGCCCGCGGAGGTCGTCCAGCAGTGGGCGAACCTCGGCTACCCCCGCCGAGCGCTCTGGTTGCATCAGGCGGCCGTCGAGGTCACCGCTCGGCACGGCGGAGTGGTCCCCCGAGACATCGATGCGCTGCTCGCGCTCTCCGGCATCGGCGACTACACCGCCCGCGCTGTCGCCGTTTTCGCCTATGGCGACCACCATCCCGTCGTCGACACCAACACGCGTCGGGTTCTCGCCCGCGCCATCGAGGGCCGCGCGCATCCCGCTCCCCCCTCTCGGCGCGATCTCACGCTCATGGCGTCGTTGCTTCCGTCGGCGGACGACGAAGCAGCGGCCTTCAACGCTGCCGCGATGGAACTCGGCGCGACGATCTGCACCGCACGGTCACCCCGATGCGAAGAGTGCCCCATCGCCATGGACTGCGCATGGCTCGCGGAAGGTCGCCCCGACACCGAAGACACCCGGAGGCGCCAGGCGACTTATGAGGGCTCGGACCGACAAGCTCGCGGCGCCGCGTTGCGTCTTCTCCGTGAATCATCGAGCGCATCGGCGCCCCTCGATCAGGTGCTCGCCGACTGGCCCGATCCAGCGCAGCGCGATCGCGCGATCGATTCGCTCATCGCCGACGGCCTGGCCGAGGCGCGGGAAGGTCGACTCTCCCTTCCCGGCTGA
- the truB gene encoding tRNA pseudouridine(55) synthase TruB, whose protein sequence is MVSPGILLVDKPAGLTSHDVVARTRRAFGTRKVGHAGTLDPMATGLLVLGIEGATRLLTYVVGADKTYYATIRLGQSTGTDDAEGEILTQAPPESWSSVTSEAIAAEIAALTGPISQIPSAVSAIKVDGQRAYDRVRAGEDVVLAARDVVVSRFDVLAERAGSGHRDLDVVVDCSSGTYIRALARDLGAALGVGGHLTALRRTRVGPFDLVDSVGIDELEGAATLSPAQAAAQILQPLEVSADEARDLRHGKKLIAQATRLDGTLAAAIDQEGVLVGIVEKRGADLKSTMNMPEGVR, encoded by the coding sequence ATGGTCTCGCCCGGCATCCTCCTCGTCGACAAGCCCGCTGGACTGACCAGCCATGACGTCGTCGCCCGCACCCGCCGCGCGTTCGGCACCCGCAAGGTGGGGCATGCGGGCACGCTGGACCCGATGGCGACCGGTCTGCTCGTGCTCGGCATCGAGGGGGCCACGCGGTTGCTCACCTACGTCGTGGGCGCGGACAAGACGTACTACGCGACCATCCGACTCGGGCAGAGCACCGGTACGGATGACGCGGAGGGCGAGATCCTCACCCAGGCCCCGCCGGAGTCCTGGTCCTCCGTGACTTCGGAGGCGATCGCCGCCGAGATCGCGGCCCTCACCGGCCCGATCTCCCAAATTCCCAGCGCGGTCTCCGCGATCAAGGTCGACGGGCAGCGCGCCTACGATCGCGTCCGTGCGGGGGAAGACGTCGTCCTCGCCGCGCGCGATGTCGTCGTCTCACGGTTCGACGTCCTCGCCGAGCGCGCCGGATCCGGTCATCGCGATCTCGACGTCGTGGTCGACTGCTCGTCGGGAACCTACATCCGTGCCCTCGCCCGCGATCTCGGAGCAGCGCTCGGCGTCGGGGGCCATCTGACGGCGCTCCGTCGCACCCGGGTGGGACCGTTCGATCTCGTGGACTCCGTCGGGATCGACGAGCTCGAGGGCGCGGCGACTCTCAGCCCCGCCCAGGCGGCGGCGCAGATCCTGCAGCCGCTCGAGGTCTCGGCTGATGAGGCACGCGATCTCCGCCATGGCAAGAAGCTGATCGCGCAGGCGACGCGCCTGGACGGGACGCTCGCCGCGGCGATCGATCAGGAGGGCGTGCTCGTCGGGATCGTGGAGAAGCGCGGCGCCGACCTCAAGAGCACCATGAACATGCCGGAGGGCGTGCGATGA
- a CDS encoding bifunctional riboflavin kinase/FAD synthetase, translating to MIVFRDTAEVPADFGPSVVAIGKFDGVHAGHRAVIRRLNDKAVETGARAVAVTFDRNPLAILRPDRCPENVVTVERKLELLGELGLDATLLLTFDEELAARSAEDFVSDILVDALRVSTVLVGEDFRFGRGGAGTPDLLRELGPQHGFTVEVVDDVYLPGSPRRVSSTWIRELLIDGDVAGATRVLGRYPDVRGEVVHGLKRGRELGFPTANLSTIVDAFVPADGVYAGWLVDHDTGIRHPSAISVGTNPTFDDVLVRQVEAHVLGKTGLDLYGHDVSVEFVERLRGMVAFEGMEKLAEQMADDVTVAASVLSRSA from the coding sequence GTGATCGTCTTCCGCGACACCGCCGAGGTGCCGGCCGACTTCGGCCCGAGCGTCGTCGCCATCGGCAAGTTCGACGGTGTCCACGCCGGGCACCGGGCCGTGATCCGGCGACTGAACGACAAGGCCGTCGAAACGGGTGCGCGGGCTGTCGCCGTCACCTTCGATCGGAACCCGCTCGCGATCCTCCGTCCCGATCGGTGCCCCGAGAACGTCGTCACCGTGGAGCGCAAGCTGGAGCTCCTGGGTGAGCTCGGCCTGGATGCAACTCTTCTTCTGACCTTCGATGAGGAACTCGCCGCACGCAGCGCGGAGGACTTCGTGTCCGACATCCTCGTCGACGCGCTCCGCGTCTCCACGGTGCTGGTGGGGGAGGACTTCCGCTTCGGACGCGGTGGGGCTGGAACTCCTGATCTGCTGCGCGAACTCGGACCGCAGCACGGTTTCACCGTCGAGGTGGTCGACGACGTCTACCTGCCCGGTTCGCCGCGGCGCGTCTCGTCGACCTGGATCCGCGAACTGCTCATCGATGGCGATGTGGCGGGAGCGACCCGTGTGCTCGGACGCTACCCCGATGTGCGGGGCGAGGTCGTCCACGGACTCAAGCGGGGACGTGAGCTCGGATTCCCCACCGCGAATCTCTCGACGATCGTCGACGCATTCGTTCCGGCAGACGGTGTGTACGCCGGATGGCTGGTGGACCACGACACCGGAATCCGTCACCCCTCGGCGATCTCCGTCGGCACGAACCCCACCTTCGACGACGTGCTCGTCCGGCAGGTGGAGGCCCATGTGCTGGGCAAGACCGGACTCGATCTCTACGGGCACGACGTGAGCGTGGAGTTCGTCGAGCGGCTGCGGGGCATGGTGGCCTTCGAGGGCATGGAGAAGCTCGCCGAGCAGATGGCCGATGACGTGACCGTCGCCGCGAGCGTGTTGTCGCGATCCGCCTAG
- a CDS encoding DEAD/DEAH box helicase: MPTTATAATRRKKTSRRDDEAPLIPILARKVREIEAKSQRGKLGPTNRVKFQVIAFLVREERARVKTDAELGDPARAELLKRLDGVATILAKTAARDTSLIQLLEADQATSPVAKRMRRDWLLESGAELAPEELIIADIAPVQMPVVSAAIAERQVTPESVEARQLANPFLEPDLTPRATTTPRRRLDGWELMGPLYKAFETGAGGSAASMELPPAPEYDHLSPKGLEVMVHQSRFLESVRAGHRSFLLADEPGLGKTAQSLLAASVAGAYPLLVVVPNVVKMNWAREVERWTPQRRATVIQGDGDDIDAFADIFIVNYEILDRHLSWLSSIGLRGMVVDEAHFIKNLTSQRSQNVLSLASRVRERTPGGNPLMLALTGTPLINDVEDFDAIWRFLGWTTGEKPGPELMEKLDATGYTPADKAFYPEARDAVISMGIVRRKKKDVAADLPDKLVADLPVQLDDEFGRSIRQAERELGERLAAKYRRIIEARGDRGLAPGEIDEDIVRMVAHNELEESKASGTGGDNVFTMVRRIGQAKAQLAADYTAQLQRSVGKVVFFAKHIDVMDRAEAHFASVGIRSVSIRGDQTTTVRQQAIDDFNGDPDVGIAVCSLTAAGVGLNLQAASNVVLAELSWTAAEQTQAIDRVHRIGQDEPVTAWRIIAAHTIDTKIAELIDQKQGLAARALDGEAADEAAAEPIQLAALMHLLRQALDAA, encoded by the coding sequence ATGCCGACCACGGCAACCGCCGCCACACGGCGCAAGAAGACGTCCCGTCGCGACGACGAGGCACCCCTCATCCCGATCCTCGCGCGCAAGGTGCGTGAGATCGAGGCCAAGTCGCAGCGCGGCAAGCTGGGACCGACCAACCGCGTCAAGTTCCAGGTGATCGCGTTCCTGGTGCGCGAAGAGCGCGCCCGCGTGAAGACCGACGCCGAGCTCGGCGATCCGGCGCGCGCAGAACTGCTCAAGCGGCTCGACGGCGTGGCCACGATCCTCGCCAAGACGGCGGCTCGTGACACGTCACTGATCCAGTTGCTCGAGGCAGATCAGGCGACCTCGCCGGTGGCCAAGCGGATGCGTCGAGATTGGCTGCTGGAGTCCGGGGCCGAACTCGCCCCCGAAGAACTGATCATCGCCGACATCGCGCCGGTGCAGATGCCGGTGGTCTCCGCCGCGATCGCCGAGCGACAGGTCACCCCGGAGTCGGTGGAGGCGCGTCAGCTCGCGAACCCCTTCCTCGAGCCCGATCTCACTCCCCGCGCCACCACGACCCCGCGTCGTCGGCTCGACGGGTGGGAGCTCATGGGGCCGCTCTACAAGGCCTTCGAGACCGGCGCAGGCGGTTCCGCCGCCAGCATGGAGCTGCCGCCCGCTCCGGAGTACGACCACCTCTCGCCCAAGGGCCTCGAGGTGATGGTGCACCAGTCGCGCTTCCTCGAGTCCGTGCGCGCGGGCCACCGAAGCTTCCTGTTGGCCGATGAGCCCGGTCTCGGTAAGACCGCGCAGTCGCTGCTCGCGGCATCCGTGGCCGGTGCCTACCCGCTCTTGGTCGTCGTGCCCAACGTCGTGAAGATGAACTGGGCGCGCGAGGTCGAGCGGTGGACGCCCCAGCGTCGGGCGACGGTCATCCAGGGCGACGGCGACGACATCGACGCCTTCGCCGACATCTTCATCGTGAACTACGAGATCCTCGACCGTCACCTCTCGTGGTTGTCCTCGATCGGTCTGCGCGGCATGGTCGTCGATGAGGCGCACTTCATCAAGAACCTCACATCGCAGCGGTCGCAGAACGTCCTGTCGCTCGCGTCCCGGGTGCGCGAGCGTACCCCGGGCGGCAACCCGCTCATGCTCGCGCTCACCGGAACGCCGCTGATCAACGACGTCGAGGACTTCGACGCGATCTGGCGGTTCCTCGGTTGGACCACCGGAGAGAAGCCCGGGCCCGAGCTGATGGAGAAGCTCGATGCCACCGGCTACACGCCGGCGGACAAGGCGTTCTACCCCGAGGCGCGTGACGCCGTGATCTCGATGGGGATCGTCCGTCGTAAGAAGAAGGACGTCGCAGCGGATCTGCCCGACAAGCTCGTCGCCGATCTGCCTGTGCAGCTGGATGACGAGTTCGGCCGCAGCATCCGTCAGGCCGAGCGCGAACTGGGGGAGCGGCTCGCCGCCAAGTACCGTCGCATCATCGAGGCGCGTGGGGACCGAGGTCTCGCTCCCGGCGAGATCGACGAGGACATCGTCCGCATGGTCGCGCACAACGAGCTCGAGGAGTCGAAGGCCTCGGGCACCGGTGGAGACAACGTCTTCACGATGGTGCGTCGCATCGGTCAGGCCAAGGCGCAGCTCGCGGCTGACTACACGGCGCAGCTGCAGCGCTCCGTGGGCAAGGTCGTGTTCTTCGCGAAGCACATCGACGTCATGGATCGTGCGGAGGCTCACTTCGCCTCGGTCGGCATCCGTTCGGTGTCGATCCGCGGCGACCAGACGACGACGGTCCGCCAGCAGGCGATCGACGACTTCAACGGCGATCCCGACGTCGGGATCGCGGTGTGCTCCTTGACGGCGGCGGGTGTGGGTCTCAACCTGCAGGCGGCGTCCAACGTCGTGCTCGCCGAGCTCTCCTGGACCGCTGCCGAGCAGACGCAGGCGATCGACCGCGTGCACCGTATCGGTCAGGACGAGCCTGTGACCGCGTGGCGGATCATCGCCGCGCACACGATCGACACCAAGATCGCCGAGCTCATCGACCAGAAGCAGGGCCTCGCGGCCCGCGCTCTCGACGGTGAGGCCGCCGACGAAGCGGCTGCAGAGCCGATTCAGCTGGCAGCTCTCATGCATCTTCTGCGGCAGGCATTGGACGCAGCCTGA